The DNA window CTAATAATCaattttatccatttaaaaatcaaaactacCCCCTCTATTTCAGCCACCTTATCATTTCTCTCTTTAATCCACAATTCTCTCACATGCACCATATGCTCTcaactcaaaaataaattttaaaaaccaaaattttcctaatttttatcaaataagaatttttaagagaaaaatcAGGTACAACTTAAAAACCCACCtcctcaaacaagccctaagtcGGCAACAACCTTCACTGATTTTCCAGAAGATATTAAGATTAAACTTACTTACTAAATAAGCTTAAAAcattcattatttttcttttctttcaaaattttaagaaacacaattattaaaattttagctAACCTAagcttaaaacgttttaaaaatagaaagataaatagattaaataaGACTATTGAATGTCAAtgaaatcataattaaaaaaacagagGAATAGAATTAAAAGGAAACCCTAAAAGTGAAAAAACACAAGGGTGAAAaaggaaatataaaaaaaacggAGGAATTGTCTCTTCATTGTCCTCAAGTAGCTACCAAGAATGGCTCCCAATTACATAATCCTTTGCTATTACAGCTACCACCTTCCTTGCACCTACTTCTCCTTTGAAATTTCTGGTTTCCAATTTCAACCCCACCATTCAAATTATTCTCAATCATGTCCATACTCATCATCccttcttcttcgtcttcatcttcttcttcttcatcatcatcatcttcctcCTCTTGATCACAaattccttcattttcttcgtcttcttgttcttgttccaCTTGTTCTTCATCATCCCAGAAACAGAGTCTCAGACGACCATGGCTTCTCTCCGACCTAAAATAGTTACACGCCGCCGGCTCCTCCACGGCTTCAATTACCAATCTACCATCTTCCCGTTTTGGTCGAACCCGTATAGGATTAGACCCTCTCATCGTAGTCAATGGAGGTGGGAAGCTTCTAGAAACACAACCCTGCATCTTCCTCTGTTTTGGCCGCTCAATATCTACCGCACATTTCTTCTCTGATCTGTCGTCGAAATCAGACGTCAGTAGAGAGAGAATAGAATGGTCGGATGAGTCGGACCCAGATTCGCTTCCGAGATTCTCTGTGCACAATTCTAGGCATACTTTGATGGAGAGAGATTTGTTTGTTGTGGGTGGGACGTAGGAAGAGGTTTCTTTGTCAAATTTGGGATCTTGAGAAGAATTGTAGAGAGAATTTCTGAAATCCCAGCAGGCTCGTGGGGAATCATCAATGGCGTTTCTTTCATTTTGGGTGAATCGGGTATGACGATTTTCAGATAGGGGTGATGATAGCTTGAGGGTGAGGGTTCTTGTTTCTATGAATTGAGATTCATGGCGATAATTAGTGTGTACGCCTTCATAGACAACCGTAGACATGGCTGGCTGTAgtatagaagaagaagaagaattaatgTAACTTAGAGAGAGATGAGAACATATGTGGAATGGTTCGATGGGGAATTTGTAGATACAAAAAGCGGCAGCCTGTCAAGAGAGAGAAATCTTAAGCCGTGTTTGTTTGGTGAAATTcattattatatgttattttgaCTAAATTATTCGTCTTTGTATTGGTATGAAActgttaaataaagaaaatcagataaaattatcctaataattgttttaattgcgCAAATAATCAGtgcttaaaaataattgtgcaaatgataatttttatttttcagacAAAAATACCCGGCACACTCAACGAACTCGACGAATTAGGGTTCCGTCACTTAGTATTTTTGTCCGAAAAATAGAAAGTAATCGCAATTTTTATTAGTGCGGGTCATCTGCACAATTAAGATAGTTATTAGGGTCATTCCATACAAAAAAAATTTCTGCTTAAATAATAAgcatttgttttaaaaataaatctcaaattatACTTTtacaaaactatttttttttaaaataaaataaaaaatattccaaACCAAACCCatgattttttcttatttgaaagacTAAGCGTTAATTTCAACATATATGAAATAAAGTCTTCTTCGTATTTGGACGGTTTATAAGTAATCTGAATTGTTTAAGTAACTATTAGTGTTGATTTTGtgaaggtttattttttattttcatttttttttatataaagatttaaagtatattaatatataattataaaataaataatattaatttaaaataaattatattttaatattttaattattttaattaattaatgaaataacgtGATAAATGAGACTGAaattgaaatgatatttaattaaattgaattatttaaatactctAATCGAACAAACATTTTGAAATTGTGATGAATACCTATTAAAGGAGGAGTCTATATGAAAATGTTAAATTAGGAAGGAACTTCTTCACCTAATTAGAGATGATTAAAAAACATAGACACTTTGAACAAATCCAGTAAGATTACTTTGCTagattaattaagaaaacaaatcgTAGAGAGAAGGCAAAGAAACTTATCCACTTCATTGATCAATCGGTTATGAAAGTTACAAAGTATCAATCGTCTAAAAATCACCAAATTAGTTTTACTAAACTAAAAAATAGCCCTTACACTTTACATGTATTACAATTTCAGTCAgcttaaaacattatattaaaaatagtaacatatacttattaatttgtattgCAGCTACAAATCTACAAATCTTCTTGATTCATTTAACTTGATACTCCTCCCTCAAGATGCACATCTTGTAAAAACAATCGCGATCGAAGAAAGCTGAATTGTGGATAGTCCAAAATCTTTGTAAAAATATCAGCAATCTGCAATTTAGTGGATATGTGCTGCAATTTTATAAAACCAGATAAAAACTGATTTCGAACTACATAACAATCGATGTCTAAATATTTTGTTCGCTCATGAAATACAAGATTTTCTGTAATATGAATGGTTGCCTGATTATCATAATGTAATGTAATGGGTAATTGAAGAATAATTCGAAAATCATTAATAAGATATGAAAGTCACTTAAtctcgcaaactgtcacagctAAACTGCGATACTCAGTCTCGACTGAAGAACGAGATACAGTGggttgttttttttgttttctaagAGATAACCGAATTTCTAAACATGATACAATAATCTGATAATGATTTTCTTGTTTCTAGACATGAGCCCCAATTAGAATCAGAGAATGCCTCAATATGTAGTGAATTATCAAATTGAAAAAACAGTCCCAAAGAGATTGaaccctttaaatatttaaccaaaTGTAAAGCTGCTTCCCAATGACAATTCATTGGTTGATTAACAAATTGAGACCAATGTTGTACAACAAATGTAATGTCTGGCctagtataattaaaatataataatctcCCAATAAGTCTCCTATATTTAGAAGGATCTGCTATTATATTCTCATGATCATTGGAAAATTTAATGCCTTTGATCATGGGTATTTTAGTTGGTTTACAACCCATAAGACCAACATCACCAATAAGATCGAGAATGTATTTCATTTGATTAACACAAAAACCATTATTGGTTTGTGCAATTTCAAGACCGAGAAAGAACTTGACTTTCCCAAGGTCTTTTAtggtaaatttaaaatcaataaaattcttTACTAAAGAAACTTCAGTCAAATCATTTCCAGTAATAAGaaaatcatcaacatatatgagCAAAATAGTGATACTagatttagaatatttaatataaagacaatgatcaTGTTCTGATTTAATAAATCCTATTGTAGTTAGACTTAAAGAAATTTCAGCATGCCATTGTCTTGAAGCCtgttttaaactatataaacttttatttagtttacaaacatgtttttttaaatcagaaTGTACACCCTCAGgaagttttatataaatttccTCATCAAGATTGCCATGAAGAAAATCATTATTGATGTCAATGTGATGTAAATGTCATCGTTTAGAGGCAGCAAGTGCAATTAAAAAACGAACTGTAACTGTTTTAGCTACAGGCGCAAAACATTGATGGAAATCAATTCCATCTTTTTGATTAAAATCTTTAGTCACTAAACGTGCCTTACATTTATTTAAACTGCCATCAGAATTTAACTTTGTTTTGAAAACCCAACGACAACCAATGACCTTTTTTCCTTTTGGTAAAGTTGTAATTTTCCAAGTATGATTATGTTTTAGAGCTTCAAGTTCATGCGTCATGTCTTGAATCCAATCAGGATTTTGTGAAACCTCTAAAAATGACTGTGTTGTGTAAGTGTGATCAAcattagaaagaaaattaatgtATTCACAGTCTAATATAGAATTTATAAAAGGATAATTGTTAGGGTGTATCTACTGGAATTTGTGGATTCAATCTCAACTAGTAGGGTGAATGTTTTTCCCTAGTACTTCTTCTATTTTGATGAACATGATGAGAATCAATTGAATTAGGTAAAGTAACAATATGATCGGTTGATAAAACAGGTTGGTTATCAGATAATTGTAACTCAGATTGAGAAGAATGTTCAAGCAAATCAAGTGGACTATCATAAATAACTTCATGTGTTTTATCATCATCAAAAtgtatttcattataaaaaataatagatgaTTCACAACTATTTGGAGCAGATATTATGTAATGTGAATTGTCagttatattttgatatgaaaatatATCTTTATAAAAGACAACATCTCTCAAAATAGTAACAACACcgttattaatttcataaaccAAATATCCTTTTTGATCAAATGGATAaccaataaaaatacatttaatgctACGATCTTCAAATTTGGTTTTATGCGGCAAAACATTTGCAATGTAACATAAACATCCAAAAACTTTAAGAAGATTATATGAACAATTATCTTGATGTAGCATAAAATATGGTGTTTTAAAATCCAAAACTGAAGATGacattctattaattaaataagttgcagtaagaagagagaaagacCAGAATTTAATATGAAGTTTGGATTGATTCATCAATGACCTTGTCACATTAATCAAGTGTCTATGTTTTCTCTCcacaacaccattttgttgtggaaaATAGGCACAAGTTTTTTTGATGAATGATAcctaaagaattaaaaaatatattaaattttgaatttataaattcagtACCATTATCACTTCTTACTATTTTAACTGAAGATTCATATTGATTTTACCAAAGTAATaaaaattttcatgttttcaaataCACATGTTTTATCTTTGGAAAAAAAATCCAAGTGCATCTACTATAATCATCTACTATGGTTAACATATAAGAAACTTGAATTATTGAAGGTTCCTTATAAGGTCCCCAAAGATCAACAtgaataagttcaaaacatttttttaaaatagaacaaCTATCAAGAAAAGGTAATCTTGACATTTTTGAAATAGAATAAAACTTCACAATGGTGTATCTTATTTCCCAAACCAGGGTAGACATTATTCATGACTTTAGGAGATGGATGACTAAGTCTATTATGCATTATAATACAATCAATAACAGGAGATAAAAATTCAGTAGAACTACTATTAGAAATGTCTTTAGAACAATAACGTAGAGaagagaaaaacaaatttccAATTTTCTTCCCAAGCTGAAATTTGTTGACCAATTTACGGTCCtacaaaatacattcattttcATCAAATATGCACATCATGTTCTCATCTTTAATCAATTTTGCTACTGATATTAGATtgtatttgaagtctttttcTATCACGACATCTTTTAGCACTAATCTTtcatttagtttcatatattctaattcaactatttttttaattgattcatcCGCTAAATATAGGATCCTTACTTTCACAagttttctaatattaataaGCAGTTTTCTAGTATTGCAAACATGACTGCTTACCCCTGAATCTATCAGCCACATTATGTCATTGTTATCATCATGATATGTACTTATACTGTGTTCAAATGTAAATGCATAACAAGAATCATAACATGTTGGAATTTTAGTGTACTTACCTGTACTATACTCTGAAGTTCATGCTGCTACCTTCCCTTTTCCTTTTGAATTTGTCTTGCATCATTCTTTGAACTGTTTATATTCCATTCCAGCAACCTCTACATGTTCTTCAATGTCATCCAATGGAGAATTTTCCACATTTGCTGTCAGCAGCCTGTTTTTTCTTGATTGTTTGAACCACTCCGGATATTCAAGCAATTTGAAACAACCTTCTTTTATGTGACCTTTTAATCAATAGTGAGTGCAAATAGAGTTCTTGTAAGGTTTGAATTTTTCAGCAGGTAATTTTGAACTTCCTTCAATTTTCTGATTTTTGTTGTTCAATTCTGTCTTCTCCTTCACCATCATTACAGTGTATTCTCCTTTAGATATACTAATATTCCTCTTAGTTTCAACATTAACTAGAATAGTAAATGCCTTATGAACTGAAGGCCATGGATCTAATGCTAACATATTATCTACGACATGTTCATAAAAGTCGTTTACTCCCATCAGAAACTGAAGCAACTTTGCTTCTTCAACATCTTGTGCTACTTCACTTACAACCATACATCCATAACAATTGACAACATTTGATCTATCACAGTTGCACTTTCTTGCTGGCTTCAAATGTGCAGTTTCATCCCAAATCAATTTAACTTTGGAATAATGCTCAACAATATCATAAGTACCTTGTTGAATAGTGGATATATCATTCCCTAACTGAAAACGTCTTGGTCGTTGTTGCCTTCATATGTACTTCGAATATCTTTCCATAGTTGTTGAGCAGTTACATCATTCTGGAAATGAATTTTTAGGTTTTGATCCATAGTGTTCATTATCCAGTTTCTCACCATAGCATCCACTAGCTTTCATTGCATTACTCCATCTACATCTAGTGGCATCTTACAAGATCCGTCGATGAATCCGATCTTTATTTTTGCCTCCAATGCTAGTCTAATATTTGTACACCACTCATAGTAACGAGATCTTGTTAGTATAGAATTAGTAATTATTGTACTTGTGATGTCTCCATTTTGAAGAAGTAGTGGATCGGTGTTGTATTTCCTCTTGTTCGCCATTCTTCTCTTCAATCGAGCTTCTGTTTCTTGATCTGAGTTTGAAGACGACGATCCTTCGCTGATAGTcaaattagggtttgaaatcTTCACTTCTTGATTCTTGTCGGTTGAATCGCTCTCTTCTGAGTTTGAAGAATAATATGAAtcatgctctgataccattaACAAATCCAGCAAGATCACTTTGTTAGATTAATCAAGAAAGCAAATCGTAGAGAGAAGGCAAAAAAACTTATCAACTTCATTGATCAATTGGTTATGAAAGTTACAAAGTATCAATAGGCCTCCAAATTAACTTTACTAAACTAACAAATAACCCTTACACTTTACATTTATTACAGTTTCAGTCAGCTTAAAACATTCTATTAAAAATAGTAACCTAtacttattaatttgtattacaGCTACAAATTTTCTTGATTCATTTAACTTGATAAACCTATTAAACATCAAACatgttattaatgatttttaaaggaacataatatatatatatatatatatataaaatacatgtaGAAAATTAAACAAAAGTAAACTATAGTGAAGTGATTTAACATCTATATTTCTTTTACTTCATAAagttgttttgaattttttattttaagatattgattttatttatttaaattgaaaggGTATTTTGGGCTGTTAAATTGCAGCTTAAATTTTactctttttattttactaaaaaaatccTCACAAACTTTTTATACTCATTTACActattaaaacattatatatatatatattgttttatttcttATCTAATAGTCTAAactaaattacaaataaataaaatgtaacatGACATAAATGGTCAAATTGACATCTATATCAATGAAAAACCAAATAcatcaaaaattataattcaatagtttattataacatataatttaattatgattcaatattaattatatttttgggaaaaaataaatattaaataattcttaaaaactaactttgaaaataaaatttcaattctaGTTCCAAATTCATCAATCCAACtgtaattacaaattaaaatatgagaATGCATTTTAACTTATATGCACAGTGTAACATGATCAAGTTTTTACACCTCcttcattaatataaataaatgcattttcaatctaaaaatgtttattatttatttatttattattattttggatgGCCTTTGGTTGAGCTAAGgggaaatatatataaagaatgagATAAAGTCGTACGATAAAGGTTACTCAGATTTAGTTTGCTTTTAGAATTAATACTttctttacaaaaagaaattaaacGAAGTCATCCTCCactatcaaaataaaaacaattgtacaaaataaatattgaataaaaagaaaCTAACGTATAAGAGTACAGATAAGTGGGGGTGCATGGTGAACacattattatatgttttagaattcattaattaatgatGACATAAGCAAAAGTTTagtatcatattatttattataatatatatacatatcaaAAAGTTCTTTTCATAATTCAATGCCTTTTTTATAATATACGTAAgctaactattattttattttttagctaagaatatatattgatcatattatacattttatactaaatacaaattatttatctatCTTAAATTAGTGAAGtatcttatatttttgtataacaaagctctttatttttaatatatagattGTCATATAGAGAACAAGATGGGATTAATAGTAACTCGGTCTATTATAGCTAGctaatttgatataaaagtatagatttgtatttaatattataaaatatttagaaaaaataaattagttgacacataatatgaattaaactaaaatttaaaagttatatatttgaaattatatatatatatatatatatttaaaaattggctcagcatatattataaaactgatataaagttatatatatatatatttaaaataataataaaaattatataaatgatgaatattttcttactaattattaaattttataaaattataaattaataaatatattttaaaattatataaattattactattattgttttgaatgtAAAAAGCTAGAATATTGTTTAATACGATTTTAAGTGAAATCAAATTATgtgtatataattaaatagtttgaataaaaaattaagttattaagaatttattaaatataaaataaaataatatttaaaatttaaattgatttaaatttaaataatttgtaaatatataattaaaaaataaaattttatttatataaaaacataatataaattaattttaataaaatataaataatagaagagaaaagaaaagaaaaaagagagtGAAAAATCTGTAACTAAATgagaaacatatatttatataaattttccataattcatatatttaattgagAAATCATctggtttaaatataataattaactgTATATTCCAATCATTATTTAAgaggttaaaaaaaaatagtatctCGGAAGCCCGGCTGCATCCTTCACTTAAAAGCCAAGTCTCAAGATGACGcatgattttatttaagatttctctctcctctttccAAATCTTTTGTTGATTTTATAATTCCTAAAGGCATAGATTCTTAACATGctattcaatttctttttaagcttaattattattttgtgtatttgtaTCAAGTTTTTTTATTAGACAAAATATGGACCTTGTATACccagtaaaaaaaataaaattacatttgtaaataatatttatggcAGAATTATAATTCCAAGCTTTTGAATGAGTGAATTTTCTCATGATTGATATGATCAAATTCAATTGAGAAGCTAAATTACATAGTAACCTAAATTAGGACTGATGAAATGCTAGACTAGTCTATTCAAATAAAGATATAAGGCCTGGTTCtctttggatttttaaaaaaacccaactaaaaccaattttccaatcaattacttctcaacaatcacatcactcatttcattaaccaaaatactaaaataccctatattttaaattattattttttagtttattcacatatatcaatacccttttaggtctttttacttaaaataatcatcacttcctcaaaatcatcaccaatcattatttttttctccctctagtCTTTTtaaaaaccccaatccgaacaaggcctaagttatgacaaaaataaaataaaatatcttgatGTTCTGGACCCTTAAATAATTTACcttttgaaaaacttttttagactaatacaaaaatataagcGTACTATTCTTGtatctttaataattttgataatagtTTGCTTAATTAGGACCacaatatcattaattaattacctttacttaattagttaatttcCAACATCCAGCAGCTATATAGCTGGTAATGCGCTTCCTCTCATCAccacatttattaaattattactattatttaatgCTTTACTATATAAATTCTTTACCCAATACATAAAGCAAtgtctatttattaatttaaggtAATCTACCAATAAAACTAtccatttattaatttaaggtAATCCACCAATTA is part of the Impatiens glandulifera chromosome 1, dImpGla2.1, whole genome shotgun sequence genome and encodes:
- the LOC124921493 gene encoding protein FANTASTIC FOUR 3-like, with translation MSTVVYEGVHTNYRHESQFIETRTLTLKLSSPLSENRHTRFTQNERNAIDDSPRACWDFRNSLYNSSQDPKFDKETSSYVPPTTNKSLSIKVCLELCTENLGSESGSDSSDHSILSLLTSDFDDRSEKKCAVDIERPKQRKMQGCVSRSFPPPLTTMRGSNPIRVRPKREDGRLVIEAVEEPAACNYFRSERSHGRLRLCFWDDEEQVEQEQEDEENEGICDQEEEDDDDEEEEDEDEEEGMMSMDMIENNLNGGVEIGNQKFQRRSRCKEGGSCNSKGLCNWEPFLVAT